A genome region from Prionailurus bengalensis isolate Pbe53 chromosome B4, Fcat_Pben_1.1_paternal_pri, whole genome shotgun sequence includes the following:
- the RAP1B gene encoding ras-related protein Rap-1b: MREYKLVVLGSGGVGKSALTVQFVQGIFVEKYDPTIEDSYRKQVEVDAQQCMLEILDTAGTEQFTAMRDLYMKNGQGFALVYSITAQSTFNDLQDLREQILRVKDTDDVPMILVGNKCDLEDERVVGKEQGQNLARQWNNCAFLESSAKSKINVNEIFYDLVRQINRKTPVPGKTRKKSTCQLL; encoded by the exons ATGCGTGAGTATAAGCTAGTTGTTCTTGGCTCAGGAGGCGTTGGAAAATCTGCTCTG actgTACAGTTTGTTCAAggaatttttgttgaaaaatatgaTCCTACGATAGAAGATTCTTATAGAAAG CAAGTTGAAGTAGATGCACAACAGTGTATGCTTGAAATCTTGGATACTGCAGGAACG GAACAATTTACCGCAATGAGGGATTTATACATGAAAAACGGACAAGGCTTTGCATTAGTTTATTCCATCACAGCACAGTCCACATTTAATGATTTACAAGATCTGAGAGAGCAAATTCTTCGAGTTAAAGACACTGATGAT gtTCCAATGATTCTGGTTGGTAATAAGTGTGACTTGGAAGATGAAAGAGTTGTAGGAAAGGAACAAGGTCAAAATCTAGCAAGACAGTGGAACAATTGTGCATTCTTAGAATCCTCcgcaaaatcaaaaataaatgttaatgag ATCTTTTATGACCTAGTGCGGCAAATTAACAGAAAAACTCCAGTGCCTGGGAAGACCCGCAAAAAGTCAACATGTCAGCTGctttaa